A single genomic interval of Chitinophaga sp. 180180018-3 harbors:
- a CDS encoding DUF4365 domain-containing protein — translation MSGPIRHESHILENKSRKFFQKSIPDEWVVNSPDNDYGIDFNVEISVNNRMTGLNFSVQLKSTGASKKENTISATLKHSTVSYYFSRLEPVMIIIYDLEDDEAYWSWIHELNIDLTKSNETYTASISKNKRISAIDWDDIINFIQEIFNRRSFIEYLDIKTLSATQIAAWKAFYSGAYEQAIFLFKQLQKEEDDVNITQAIAWSHYLIHNYKEALLTINRLLNLVQTDYILQVKACILTEFGIRTGDKGMILSGKMIFEKYISSNSDALQLYNYANALGSLGDDTRAAEYYNLSLSKNPNSAECWKNLGSIYWNLGQHDDEIKCYDNALAINPTLREALFSKGVTLSKVYGKHEEALNLFSSLIKNEETLLNGFPKGYYWIAYVFEKVGNIIESLKWINKGLDFIPTEISLLNLKSNLVVQHFQDYPSLKDEAIAFLKYRIDLQNDSLSIYHYIKIRQLNEHESFSLIKERFPAIIKVSIEEYQDLGFSANDLLDGLINMNAFLEFSGKYPSDRYINHLINKHYSVEAMFWNCLEIIRLISFTKIIDSDKNGDFVLNIPRCCDVFSNSYPYLLDVLIPSNSFPNDVAKEILVFIMENYPVVAYREIGAQIGHVGSRLSLDVTDQESNLTEEWTEEFEDKIFFVANEILQIKN, via the coding sequence ATGAGTGGACCAATAAGGCATGAGTCACATATTTTAGAAAATAAATCCAGAAAATTCTTCCAAAAATCTATTCCCGATGAATGGGTGGTTAATTCTCCAGATAACGATTATGGAATAGACTTTAATGTTGAAATATCTGTAAATAACCGAATGACAGGTCTGAATTTTTCTGTTCAACTTAAAAGTACTGGTGCTTCAAAGAAGGAAAACACTATTTCTGCTACATTGAAGCATTCAACAGTAAGCTACTATTTTTCAAGGCTTGAGCCTGTAATGATCATTATATACGATTTAGAAGATGATGAGGCATACTGGTCCTGGATACACGAATTGAATATTGATTTAACGAAATCCAATGAAACATATACTGCGTCTATCTCAAAAAATAAAAGAATTAGTGCAATTGATTGGGATGATATTATAAATTTCATACAAGAAATATTCAATAGAAGATCGTTCATTGAATATTTAGATATAAAAACCTTATCTGCTACACAAATAGCTGCTTGGAAGGCGTTTTATTCAGGGGCATATGAACAAGCCATTTTTTTGTTTAAACAGTTGCAAAAGGAGGAAGATGATGTTAACATAACACAGGCAATTGCCTGGAGCCATTATTTAATTCACAATTATAAGGAAGCCTTACTCACAATAAATCGTTTATTAAACCTCGTTCAAACTGATTACATTCTACAAGTAAAAGCATGTATATTGACTGAATTTGGCATTCGGACAGGCGACAAAGGAATGATCCTATCAGGTAAAATGATATTTGAAAAATATATAAGTTCAAACTCTGATGCACTTCAATTGTATAACTATGCCAATGCTTTAGGTTCTCTTGGAGATGATACTAGGGCCGCTGAGTATTATAATTTAAGCTTAAGCAAGAATCCCAATAGTGCCGAGTGTTGGAAAAATTTAGGTAGTATATATTGGAATTTGGGACAACATGATGATGAAATAAAGTGTTATGATAATGCCTTAGCGATAAACCCTACCCTTAGAGAAGCATTGTTTAGCAAGGGAGTCACTTTATCTAAGGTTTATGGCAAGCATGAAGAAGCCTTAAATCTTTTTTCAAGCTTAATAAAAAATGAAGAAACCCTCTTGAATGGATTCCCTAAAGGCTACTATTGGATAGCTTATGTATTCGAGAAAGTTGGGAATATAATTGAATCTCTTAAATGGATTAATAAAGGTTTAGATTTTATCCCGACTGAAATATCACTATTAAATTTAAAATCAAATTTAGTAGTCCAGCATTTCCAAGACTATCCAAGCTTGAAAGATGAAGCCATAGCGTTCTTAAAATATAGGATTGATTTACAAAACGATTCACTTAGCATATACCACTATATAAAAATACGTCAGCTTAATGAACATGAATCATTCAGCCTTATCAAAGAAAGATTTCCAGCTATCATTAAAGTTAGTATAGAAGAATATCAGGATCTTGGGTTTAGTGCAAATGATCTTTTAGACGGATTGATAAATATGAATGCGTTTCTAGAATTTAGTGGGAAGTATCCATCAGATAGATATATTAATCATCTTATTAACAAACACTATTCGGTAGAAGCCATGTTTTGGAACTGTTTAGAAATCATACGTTTAATATCATTTACGAAGATTATTGATTCCGATAAAAACGGTGATTTTGTACTTAATATCCCTAGATGCTGTGACGTATTTAGTAATTCATATCCGTACTTGTTGGATGTTTTAATACCAAGTAACAGCTTTCCAAATGATGTGGCTAAGGAGATATTAGTTTTCATTATGGAAAATTATCCGGTGGTTGCGTATCGAGAAATTGGTGCTCAAATCGGACACGTAGGAAGTAGACTATCTTTAGATGTCACAGACCAGGAATCCAACCTAACTGAAGAATGGACTGAAGAATTTGAAGATAAAATTTTCTTTGTTGCCAATGAAATATTACAAATTAAGAACTAA